From a region of the Mycobacteroides saopaulense genome:
- a CDS encoding glycosyltransferase family 4 protein, which yields MTFHPGDQRQRILLVTNDFPPRPGGIQSYLQELVTHLVGSHEVTVYAPRWKGCERYDAAADYQVVRHPTSLMLPGPGVRQRMVDLIRSQRSDVVWFGAAAPLALLSSAAKAAGAAVTAASTHGHEVGWSMLPVARSALRQIGESTDVITYVSRYTRGRFAAAFGPRAALEHLPSGVDTGRFRPDPAAREELRQRYGLGSRPTIVCVSRLVPRKGQDMLIEALPAIREHVDGAALVIVGGGPHAEPLRALANRVGVDEHVVFTGGVPWEELPAHHAMGDVFAMPCRTRGAGLDVEGLGIVFLEASACGVPVVAGNSGGAPETVRDGETGLVVDGRSVPAITDAIVQILSDPARAALMGAAGRSWVTDHWRWDHQAARFAELVSGSA from the coding sequence GTGACATTTCACCCCGGCGATCAACGGCAGCGGATTCTGTTGGTCACCAACGATTTTCCTCCCAGGCCCGGCGGCATCCAGTCCTACCTGCAGGAGTTGGTGACCCACCTGGTCGGATCACACGAGGTCACCGTCTATGCGCCGCGGTGGAAGGGGTGTGAGCGTTACGACGCCGCCGCCGATTATCAGGTGGTCCGGCACCCCACCTCGCTGATGCTGCCGGGGCCCGGTGTCCGCCAGCGCATGGTCGACCTCATCCGTTCGCAACGCTCGGATGTGGTGTGGTTCGGCGCGGCCGCGCCACTGGCGCTGTTGTCCTCGGCTGCGAAGGCGGCAGGAGCCGCCGTGACGGCCGCCAGCACGCATGGGCACGAAGTGGGTTGGTCGATGCTCCCGGTGGCGCGTTCGGCGCTGCGGCAGATTGGGGAGAGCACCGACGTGATCACCTACGTCAGCCGCTACACCCGGGGACGGTTCGCCGCGGCTTTCGGTCCACGCGCCGCACTGGAACATCTGCCCTCCGGTGTCGACACCGGCCGTTTCCGCCCCGACCCGGCGGCACGCGAGGAGTTGCGGCAGCGCTACGGGCTCGGCAGCCGACCGACCATTGTGTGCGTCTCCCGGCTCGTGCCGCGCAAGGGGCAGGACATGCTCATCGAGGCGCTGCCGGCGATCCGGGAGCATGTGGACGGCGCGGCGCTGGTGATCGTGGGCGGCGGTCCGCACGCGGAACCATTGCGGGCCTTGGCAAATCGGGTCGGCGTCGATGAGCACGTGGTGTTCACCGGCGGCGTGCCCTGGGAGGAACTGCCCGCTCATCACGCGATGGGCGACGTCTTCGCGATGCCCTGCCGCACCCGTGGGGCGGGGCTCGATGTCGAGGGGCTGGGAATCGTCTTCCTGGAGGCGTCCGCCTGCGGTGTCCCGGTGGTCGCCGGAAACTCGGGGGGTGCACCCGAGACCGTGCGCGATGGTGAGACCGGACTCGTCGTCGACGGTAGATCGGTGCCCGCCATCACCGACGCCATCGTGCAGATCCTGTCCGATCCGGCGCGCGCGGCGCTGATGGGGGCAGCGGGTCGCAGCTGGGTGACCGACCATTGGCGCTGGGATCACCAGGCCGCCCGATTCGCCGAGTTGGTCAGCGGCTCCGCATAA
- a CDS encoding nitroreductase family deazaflavin-dependent oxidoreductase, producing MSRLVAKVLGVHQSIYIASKGYLGHRVPGMAPSLLLTSIGAKTGAQRINSLTYARDGGNLVIVASNGGARRNPAWYHNLRAHPDVQVQLGRHKRRVHATALLPGDADYERLWKLADTNNSGHYSAYQRATSRPIPVVVLAPA from the coding sequence ATGAGCCGTCTGGTGGCGAAGGTGCTCGGTGTGCACCAGAGCATCTACATCGCATCGAAAGGCTATCTGGGTCATCGTGTTCCGGGGATGGCCCCGAGCCTGCTGTTGACCTCGATCGGCGCCAAGACCGGAGCGCAGCGCATCAACTCGCTGACCTATGCGCGGGACGGCGGAAATCTGGTCATCGTGGCCTCCAACGGCGGTGCGCGACGCAATCCCGCCTGGTATCACAACCTCAGGGCGCATCCGGATGTCCAGGTACAACTGGGCAGGCACAAGCGCCGGGTCCACGCCACCGCCCTGCTGCCCGGCGATGCCGATTACGAGCGGCTATGGAAGTTGGCCGATACCAACAACTCTGGCCACTACAGCGCGTATCAGCGGGCGACTTCCCGACCCATACCCGTGGTCGTGCTCGCCCCGGCCTGA
- a CDS encoding class II 3-deoxy-7-phosphoheptulonate synthase: protein MNWTVDVPIDQLPELPPLPADLRDRLDAALAKPAAQQPSWPANQAAAMRTVLESVPPITVPAEIQRLQHQLAQVARGEAFLLQGGDCAETFADNTEPHIRANIRALLQMAVVLTYGASMPVVKLARIAGQYAKPRSSDTDALGLKSYRGDMVNGFAPDAALREHDPSRLVRAYANASAAMNLVRAVTGSGMASLALVHDWNREFVRTSPAGARYEALASEIDRGLKFMSACGVADSNLDTAEIYASHEALVLDYERAMLRLAEDENGEPALYDLSAHYLWIGDRTRQLDHAHVAFAEIIANPIGMKIGPTTTPDQAVEYVERLDPHNKPGRLTFVSRMGNSKVRDLLPPIIEKVRATGHQVVWQCDPMHGNTHESPSGYKTRHFDRIVDEVQGYFEVHNALGTHPGGIHVEITGENVTECLGGAQDISDDDLAGRYETACDPRLNTQQSLELAFLVAEMLRD from the coding sequence GTGAACTGGACAGTCGACGTCCCCATCGACCAATTGCCGGAGCTGCCGCCGCTCCCGGCGGATCTGCGTGACCGCCTCGATGCCGCGCTGGCCAAACCCGCTGCTCAGCAGCCGAGCTGGCCCGCGAATCAAGCCGCGGCCATGCGAACCGTGCTGGAAAGCGTGCCCCCGATCACCGTCCCCGCGGAGATTCAGCGGTTGCAGCACCAGCTGGCTCAGGTGGCGCGCGGTGAGGCGTTCCTGCTGCAGGGCGGCGACTGCGCCGAAACCTTCGCCGACAACACCGAGCCGCACATCCGTGCCAATATCCGCGCCCTGCTGCAGATGGCCGTGGTGCTCACCTACGGGGCGAGCATGCCGGTGGTCAAGCTGGCCCGCATCGCCGGCCAGTACGCCAAGCCGCGCAGCTCGGATACCGACGCGCTGGGCCTGAAGTCCTACCGCGGTGACATGGTGAACGGTTTCGCGCCCGACGCGGCACTGCGCGAGCACGACCCCTCACGCCTGGTACGCGCCTACGCCAACGCCAGCGCCGCGATGAACCTGGTGCGCGCGGTGACGGGCTCGGGCATGGCCTCGCTGGCCCTGGTGCACGACTGGAACCGTGAGTTCGTCCGCACCTCGCCGGCGGGAGCCCGGTACGAGGCGCTGGCTTCGGAGATCGACCGTGGTCTGAAGTTCATGAGCGCCTGCGGTGTGGCGGATTCGAACCTGGACACCGCCGAGATCTACGCCAGTCATGAGGCGCTGGTGCTCGACTACGAGCGCGCGATGCTGCGCCTGGCCGAGGACGAGAACGGCGAGCCCGCGCTCTACGACCTGTCGGCCCACTACCTGTGGATCGGCGATCGCACCCGGCAGCTCGATCACGCACACGTGGCGTTCGCGGAGATCATCGCCAACCCGATCGGGATGAAGATCGGTCCGACGACCACACCCGATCAGGCCGTCGAGTACGTGGAACGCCTTGACCCGCACAACAAGCCGGGCCGCTTGACGTTTGTTTCGCGGATGGGCAACTCCAAGGTGCGCGATCTGCTCCCGCCGATCATCGAGAAGGTGCGGGCGACCGGACATCAGGTGGTCTGGCAGTGCGACCCGATGCACGGCAACACCCACGAGTCGCCGAGCGGTTACAAGACACGGCATTTCGATCGGATCGTCGACGAGGTGCAGGGCTACTTCGAGGTGCACAACGCCCTCGGGACACATCCGGGTGGCATTCACGTCGAGATCACCGGCGAGAACGTCACCGAGTGTCTCGGTGGGGCACAGGATATTTCCGATGATGACCTGGCCGGCCGCTACGAGACGGCATGCGATCCGCGACTGAACACCCAGCAGTCGCTGGAGCTGGCGTTCCTCGTGGCGGAGATGCTCAGAGACTAA
- a CDS encoding glycosyltransferase 87 family protein, whose amino-acid sequence MPNSIDETTVADGGSARRVARWITWGGPLVLAVALLLHAIVFIHWPTYALQIDVLVYRFGGTRVLDGLDLYSIGRNGEIDDLLFTYTPFAALVFTPLAFITDFTAQVLSLLVFPALLVYSVWRMLRWLNVSVGAGLWGLLALLVGLVSWLEPVRLSIQLGQINLLILAVVVTDVLAPKRWKLAGIGIGIVAGIKLTPMIFIVFLFVVGRIRAAVVATVTLIGTIALGFIFLPSASHYYWVDRAFEKISRITRDPTASTSISGLFLRLDLSAATATALSVLVIVVSLVIATMAYRRNQLLLAISVVGMASAAASPFSWSHHWVWFVPLVVHLSYRGYVLGKRASAITMWVFCAVFAAWFTSLSGKTPDSGALTLRPGGVLNDLIPSLYVFVHLGVLVASWIWLRRDWSEANDVAGEEESSQADELAPASPAHN is encoded by the coding sequence GTGCCGAATTCAATAGACGAAACCACCGTCGCGGACGGCGGCTCCGCTCGTCGAGTCGCCAGATGGATTACGTGGGGTGGCCCGCTCGTCCTCGCAGTGGCCCTGTTGCTGCACGCGATCGTGTTCATCCACTGGCCTACGTACGCGCTGCAGATCGACGTGTTGGTCTATCGATTCGGCGGCACCCGCGTCTTGGACGGGCTCGACCTGTACTCGATCGGACGCAACGGCGAGATCGACGATCTGCTGTTCACCTACACCCCGTTCGCGGCGCTCGTGTTCACCCCACTGGCCTTCATCACCGACTTCACCGCACAGGTCTTATCGCTCCTGGTGTTCCCGGCGCTGCTGGTCTACTCGGTGTGGCGCATGCTGCGGTGGCTGAATGTCTCCGTCGGTGCCGGACTGTGGGGGCTGTTGGCGCTGCTGGTCGGGCTGGTCTCGTGGCTGGAGCCGGTCCGGCTCTCCATTCAGCTGGGGCAGATCAACCTGCTCATCCTCGCCGTGGTGGTGACCGACGTCTTGGCCCCCAAACGATGGAAGCTGGCCGGGATCGGAATCGGGATCGTCGCGGGCATCAAGCTGACCCCGATGATCTTCATCGTCTTCCTCTTTGTGGTGGGACGGATTCGCGCGGCCGTCGTGGCCACCGTCACGCTGATCGGCACCATTGCTCTGGGCTTCATCTTCCTGCCGTCGGCATCGCACTACTACTGGGTTGACCGCGCCTTCGAGAAGATCAGCCGCATCACCCGCGATCCCACCGCGAGTACCAGCATCAGCGGTCTGTTTCTCCGTTTGGACCTCTCGGCCGCGACCGCCACCGCGCTGTCTGTGCTGGTGATCGTGGTGAGTTTGGTGATCGCGACCATGGCCTACCGGCGGAATCAGTTGTTGTTGGCGATCTCGGTCGTGGGCATGGCCTCGGCGGCTGCCTCGCCGTTCAGCTGGAGCCATCACTGGGTGTGGTTCGTGCCGTTGGTCGTGCACCTGAGCTATCGCGGGTATGTCCTCGGCAAGCGGGCCTCCGCGATCACGATGTGGGTGTTCTGCGCGGTGTTCGCGGCCTGGTTCACCAGTCTGAGCGGAAAGACGCCGGACTCCGGCGCCCTGACGCTGCGGCCCGGAGGCGTGCTGAACGACCTGATCCCCAGCCTGTACGTGTTCGTTCATCTCGGGGTGCTCGTGGCCAGCTGGATATGGCTGCGGCGCGATTGGTCGGAAGCCAACGACGTTGCGGGCGAAGAGGAATCGTCACAGGCCGATGAGCTGGCGCCGGCGTCTCCGGCGCACAACTAG
- a CDS encoding polyketide cyclase / dehydrase and lipid transport produces the protein MNSIQVADQTFIAADPADIGRAISNPADWRRWWPDLQLNVVEERGEKGIRWTVAGPLTGTMEVWLEPALDGAILHYFLHAEPTGATPAQVAKLKLAQLNHARRVAGKRFAFGVKQQLETGRPVGESRLPSP, from the coding sequence ATGAACAGCATCCAGGTCGCCGACCAGACCTTTATCGCGGCAGATCCCGCGGACATCGGCCGCGCCATCTCCAACCCCGCGGACTGGCGCCGTTGGTGGCCTGACCTGCAGCTCAACGTGGTGGAGGAGCGCGGCGAAAAGGGCATCCGGTGGACGGTGGCCGGGCCGCTCACCGGGACCATGGAGGTGTGGCTTGAGCCCGCCCTGGACGGGGCGATCCTGCACTACTTCCTGCATGCGGAGCCCACCGGCGCCACACCCGCACAGGTGGCCAAGCTGAAGCTGGCCCAGCTCAATCACGCCCGCCGCGTCGCCGGGAAACGGTTCGCCTTCGGGGTCAAGCAGCAGCTGGAGACCGGCCGGCCGGTCGGTGAATCGCGGCTGCCCAGTCCCTGA
- a CDS encoding lysophospholipid acyltransferase family protein, whose translation MFYWLLKYIFMGPILQLMGRPKVEGLENIPSSGPAILAGNHLAVVDSFFLPLVSTRRVTFLAKSEYFTEPGFKGWLKKVFFGGSGQVPIDRTSADAAENALSTAKRLLGEGKLLGIYPEGTRSPDGRLYKGKTGLARMALATGVPVIPVAMVGTNVMNPPGTARWHFSKVTVKIGKPLDFSRFDGMAGNRFIERAVIDEVMYELMQLSGQEYVDIYAASLKDKPAEATQPSDRVPESAAG comes from the coding sequence ATGTTCTACTGGCTGCTGAAGTACATCTTCATGGGGCCGATCCTGCAGCTGATGGGCCGGCCGAAGGTGGAAGGTCTGGAGAACATCCCGTCCTCGGGTCCGGCCATCTTGGCCGGGAACCATCTCGCGGTGGTGGACAGCTTCTTCCTTCCGTTGGTGTCCACCCGCAGGGTGACGTTCCTGGCGAAGAGTGAGTACTTCACCGAGCCCGGTTTCAAGGGCTGGCTCAAGAAGGTGTTCTTCGGCGGCTCCGGTCAGGTGCCGATCGACAGGACCAGTGCCGATGCCGCCGAAAACGCGCTGAGCACCGCCAAACGGCTACTCGGCGAGGGCAAGCTGCTGGGCATCTACCCGGAGGGCACTCGGTCGCCGGATGGGCGCCTGTACAAGGGCAAGACCGGTCTGGCGCGCATGGCACTGGCCACGGGTGTTCCGGTCATCCCCGTCGCCATGGTCGGCACCAACGTCATGAACCCGCCGGGGACCGCACGCTGGCACTTCTCCAAGGTCACCGTGAAGATCGGCAAGCCGCTGGACTTCTCCCGGTTCGACGGGATGGCCGGCAACCGTTTCATCGAGCGCGCGGTCATCGACGAGGTGATGTACGAGCTCATGCAGCTGTCCGGTCAGGAGTACGTCGACATCTACGCGGCCTCGCTCAAGGACAAGCCCGCGGAAGCCACGCAGCCCTCCGACCGTGTGCCGGAGAGCGCCGCCGGTTAA
- a CDS encoding SRPBCC family protein, with translation MAEKTTQTIAIDAEPGKVMAVIADIGAYPEWVSEYKETEVLDTDSEGRVKRARLVLDAGVLKDTQVLEYVWSQDGRKVTWTLAESSLLRSLEGTYLLAPKGSGTEVTYELAVDLQIPMIGMLKRKAERKITDSALKDLKKRVESDR, from the coding sequence GTGGCTGAGAAGACTACCCAAACGATTGCCATCGACGCCGAACCCGGCAAGGTGATGGCGGTGATCGCCGATATCGGCGCCTACCCGGAATGGGTGTCGGAGTACAAGGAAACCGAGGTGCTCGACACCGACTCCGAGGGCAGGGTCAAGCGTGCCCGGTTGGTGTTGGACGCCGGTGTCCTCAAGGACACCCAGGTCCTGGAGTACGTGTGGTCCCAGGACGGCCGCAAGGTCACCTGGACCCTGGCGGAAAGTTCCCTACTGCGTTCGCTGGAGGGCACATACCTTCTGGCGCCCAAAGGGTCTGGCACCGAGGTGACCTACGAGCTGGCGGTCGACCTTCAAATTCCGATGATCGGAATGCTCAAGCGCAAGGCCGAACGCAAGATCACCGATTCCGCGCTCAAGGATCTGAAGAAGCGAGTCGAATCTGACCGCTAG
- a CDS encoding class I SAM-dependent methyltransferase produces the protein MDPVEHAWHTRDVYDRLAPVWSATTDDGPFNGLLERPALRSLIPRPLIGTSVLDAGCGSGAQCEWLLDEGAEVTGVDLSPVMIDQARQRCGSRVELLVADLAEALPLEAQSFDGVTCSLALHYLRDWQVPLASFARILRPGGWVVISLDHPFGAPLPDQHDGYFQHQLVSDTWTKADVEVTQHFWRRPLAQVVDAFADAGFLVERIVEPRPSGEAMRRFPAELRNVVDSPSFIVYRLRYSGAPV, from the coding sequence GTGGACCCTGTCGAACATGCGTGGCACACGCGCGACGTGTATGACCGGCTGGCGCCGGTCTGGTCGGCGACGACGGACGATGGGCCGTTCAATGGACTGTTGGAGAGGCCCGCGCTCCGCTCACTGATCCCGCGCCCGCTGATCGGCACGTCGGTCCTGGATGCCGGATGCGGTTCTGGTGCCCAGTGCGAATGGCTCCTCGATGAGGGAGCCGAGGTCACCGGTGTGGACCTGAGCCCGGTGATGATCGATCAAGCGCGCCAGCGCTGCGGTTCGCGGGTCGAGCTGCTCGTGGCGGATCTGGCGGAGGCACTACCGCTGGAAGCGCAGTCGTTCGACGGCGTCACATGTTCGCTTGCCTTGCACTACCTGCGTGATTGGCAGGTGCCGCTGGCGTCATTCGCGCGAATCTTACGTCCGGGAGGGTGGGTGGTTATCTCGCTGGACCATCCCTTCGGTGCTCCGCTGCCCGATCAGCATGACGGCTACTTTCAACACCAGCTGGTCAGTGATACCTGGACCAAAGCGGACGTCGAAGTGACTCAGCACTTTTGGAGACGGCCCCTCGCTCAGGTCGTGGATGCGTTCGCCGATGCCGGCTTCCTTGTGGAGCGCATCGTGGAACCACGCCCGTCCGGCGAGGCAATGCGGCGATTTCCCGCCGAGCTACGAAACGTCGTCGATTCACCCAGCTTCATCGTCTATCGGCTGCGTTACTCGGGTGCTCCCGTGTAG
- a CDS encoding AMP-dependent synthetase/ligase, translating to MREFSVPAPFTVEDNASVVHAVYDYEHEDPNQAAFSRLVGDTWTPVTYAEAAAQIRAVANGLIAKGVAPGDRVALISATRYEWTIIDYAILSIGAITVPIYETSSADQVRWVLQDSAAVALFVESDAHAKIAEELAPELPNLRTVFHIAGSSAPAALDELAEAGAGVDAAELNGRLAAIKATDPATLIYTSGTTGRPKGCQLTHSNLVYETRGARAVFPDYLQKGSRTLIFLPLAHVLARGIAMACFQSKVTVGFTSDIKTLVPTFGIFKPTFIVSVPRIFEKVYNTARQNAQNDGKGKIFDAAAETAIEYSEALDKGGPGIVLRAKRAAFDKLVYGKLRAALGGECVASISGGAPLGARLGHFYRGVGLTIYEGYGLTETTAACAVNVIGGLKIGSVGRPLPGNAVKLGDDGELLVSGGVVFSGYWNNETATNESIVDGWFHTGDLGAIDEDGFVTITGRKKEIIVTAGGKNVAPAVLEDQLRSHPLISQAMAVGDKQPFIGALITIDPEAIDGWKQRNGKPADATVADLVEDPDLLAEIETAVKAANQVVSHAEAIKKFRILPVDFTEATGEMTPTLKVKRNVVADKFAADIDAIYTGAPE from the coding sequence GTGCGAGAGTTCAGCGTTCCTGCCCCCTTCACCGTCGAGGACAACGCCTCGGTTGTTCATGCCGTCTACGACTACGAGCATGAGGACCCCAACCAGGCTGCCTTCTCCCGTCTTGTCGGCGACACCTGGACGCCCGTCACCTACGCGGAGGCCGCCGCGCAGATCCGTGCAGTGGCCAATGGCCTGATCGCCAAGGGCGTGGCGCCCGGCGATCGCGTGGCACTGATTTCGGCGACACGCTACGAGTGGACGATCATCGACTACGCGATCCTGTCGATCGGCGCGATCACCGTTCCGATCTACGAGACATCCTCGGCCGATCAGGTCCGGTGGGTGCTGCAGGACTCCGCCGCGGTGGCATTGTTCGTGGAATCCGATGCGCACGCGAAGATCGCCGAAGAACTCGCTCCGGAACTGCCCAACCTGCGCACGGTGTTTCATATCGCCGGCTCGAGCGCGCCCGCAGCCCTCGACGAACTCGCCGAGGCGGGCGCCGGTGTCGATGCCGCCGAACTCAACGGCCGACTGGCTGCCATCAAGGCCACCGACCCCGCGACACTCATCTATACCTCGGGAACCACGGGTCGGCCCAAGGGCTGCCAACTCACCCACTCGAATCTGGTCTACGAAACCCGCGGTGCGCGTGCCGTTTTCCCTGACTACCTGCAGAAGGGCAGCCGGACACTGATCTTCCTGCCGCTGGCCCACGTGTTGGCCCGCGGTATCGCGATGGCCTGCTTCCAGTCCAAGGTCACCGTCGGGTTCACCAGCGATATCAAAACGCTGGTGCCGACCTTCGGCATCTTCAAGCCGACCTTCATCGTCTCGGTCCCCCGCATCTTCGAGAAGGTGTACAACACCGCCCGTCAAAATGCCCAGAACGACGGCAAGGGAAAGATTTTCGATGCCGCCGCGGAGACCGCCATCGAGTACAGCGAGGCGCTGGACAAGGGCGGCCCGGGCATCGTGTTGCGTGCCAAGCGCGCGGCCTTCGACAAGCTGGTGTACGGCAAGCTACGGGCGGCACTCGGCGGCGAATGCGTGGCATCGATCTCCGGTGGAGCCCCGTTGGGCGCTCGGCTGGGCCACTTCTATCGCGGCGTCGGCCTGACCATCTACGAGGGCTACGGTCTCACCGAGACGACGGCCGCATGCGCGGTGAACGTCATCGGCGGCCTCAAGATCGGCAGTGTCGGAAGGCCGTTGCCCGGTAACGCCGTCAAGCTCGGCGATGACGGCGAGCTGCTGGTGTCCGGTGGCGTGGTCTTCAGCGGCTACTGGAACAACGAGACCGCCACCAACGAATCGATCGTGGACGGCTGGTTCCACACCGGCGACCTGGGCGCGATCGACGAGGACGGATTCGTCACGATCACCGGCCGCAAGAAGGAAATCATCGTCACCGCTGGAGGCAAGAACGTTGCGCCCGCGGTGTTGGAGGATCAGCTGCGCTCGCACCCGTTGATCAGCCAGGCGATGGCGGTCGGCGACAAGCAGCCATTCATCGGCGCTCTGATCACCATCGACCCGGAAGCCATCGACGGCTGGAAACAGCGCAACGGCAAGCCTGCCGATGCCACCGTCGCCGACCTGGTCGAGGATCCCGATCTGCTGGCGGAGATCGAGACCGCCGTGAAGGCGGCCAATCAGGTTGTCTCCCATGCCGAAGCCATCAAAAAGTTCCGGATTCTGCCGGTCGACTTCACCGAGGCCACCGGCGAGATGACGCCGACGCTCAAGGTGAAGCGCAACGTAGTTGCCGACAAGTTCGCCGCGGATATCGATGCGATCTACACGGGAGCACCCGAGTAA
- a CDS encoding polyadenylate-specific 3'-exoribonuclease AS: MRYFYDTEFIDDGRTIELISIGMVAEDGREYYAVSTAFDPQQAGPWVRQHVLPKLPALSSPLWRSRGQIRDELAEFMGLNGGGGPADPIELWAWVGAYDHVALCQLWGPMTALPQPVPRFTLELKQLWADLGRPAMPKRPADSHDALVDARFNLARYRAMVPDERLREGR, translated from the coding sequence GTGCGTTATTTCTACGACACCGAGTTCATCGACGACGGCCGCACCATCGAACTGATCTCCATCGGGATGGTCGCCGAAGACGGCCGCGAGTACTACGCAGTCTCCACCGCCTTCGATCCGCAGCAGGCAGGCCCCTGGGTGCGTCAGCATGTGCTGCCCAAGCTGCCGGCGCTGTCCTCGCCGCTGTGGCGATCCCGCGGACAGATTCGCGACGAGCTGGCCGAGTTCATGGGTCTGAACGGGGGCGGTGGTCCCGCGGACCCGATCGAACTGTGGGCCTGGGTGGGTGCCTACGACCATGTGGCGCTCTGTCAGCTGTGGGGGCCCATGACGGCGCTGCCCCAGCCGGTTCCGCGATTCACCCTGGAGCTGAAGCAGCTGTGGGCAGATCTGGGACGTCCTGCCATGCCGAAGCGGCCCGCCGACTCTCACGATGCGCTGGTCGACGCCCGGTTCAACCTGGCCCGCTACCGGGCGATGGTCCCCGATGAGCGCTTGCGCGAAGGGCGATAA
- a CDS encoding ArsA family ATPase encodes MTASDVDATPRPDVELPLTATIGLFVGKGGVGKSTLAGATAVRYARAGQRVLAVSTDQAHSLGDVFGAQVDPSPGAHCVRVIEDPYGGQLDVMALDTLGLLERRWGEISATIAAQYPESDIGSLAPEELSALPGVQEMLGLHEVQQLADTGEWDVVVVDCASTADALRMLTLPGTFAMYLERAWPRHRRLGGIGTPRALVLAELLERVAASADRLAGLLSDAERVGAHLVLTPERVVVAEAIRTVGALALMGVRIDQVIVNQVLIQDDSYEYHNLPDHPAFEWYMQRITDQSAVLDEMGEAIGDVEMLLVPHLPREPIGPDALGELAEAVRRRDGAKPPAPLATVVEHESGSGADTVYRLRLELPQIDPATLSLGRVGDDLVIGANGMRRRVRLASVLRRCVVVDARLVGGELTIRFRADPEVWPT; translated from the coding sequence CTGACCGCTAGCGACGTCGACGCGACGCCGCGCCCAGATGTCGAACTACCGTTGACAGCCACCATCGGTCTATTCGTCGGCAAGGGGGGCGTGGGTAAGTCGACGCTGGCCGGTGCCACTGCGGTTCGATATGCACGCGCCGGGCAACGGGTGCTGGCGGTATCCACCGACCAGGCGCATTCCCTGGGTGATGTCTTCGGCGCCCAGGTCGATCCTTCCCCGGGTGCTCACTGCGTGCGCGTCATCGAAGACCCGTACGGCGGGCAGCTCGACGTCATGGCCCTGGACACCCTCGGTCTGCTGGAGCGGCGCTGGGGTGAGATTTCCGCGACGATCGCCGCGCAGTACCCCGAATCGGATATCGGATCGCTTGCCCCAGAAGAGCTTTCCGCGTTGCCGGGCGTTCAGGAGATGCTCGGGCTGCACGAGGTTCAGCAGCTTGCCGACACGGGCGAATGGGATGTCGTCGTGGTCGACTGTGCCTCGACTGCCGACGCCTTGCGCATGCTGACGCTGCCCGGAACCTTCGCGATGTATCTGGAACGGGCCTGGCCGCGCCATCGAAGGCTCGGTGGCATCGGAACGCCACGCGCACTGGTGCTGGCTGAACTGCTGGAACGTGTTGCGGCGTCGGCGGATCGACTTGCGGGTTTGCTCTCGGATGCCGAGCGGGTGGGAGCGCATCTGGTGCTGACCCCCGAACGGGTGGTGGTGGCGGAGGCCATTCGCACCGTGGGTGCCCTGGCACTCATGGGTGTGCGCATCGACCAGGTGATCGTCAATCAGGTTCTGATTCAAGATGATTCGTACGAGTACCACAATCTTCCCGACCATCCTGCCTTCGAGTGGTACATGCAGCGCATCACCGATCAGTCTGCCGTTCTCGATGAGATGGGGGAGGCGATCGGGGATGTGGAGATGCTGCTGGTACCGCATCTGCCGCGGGAACCCATCGGGCCGGATGCCCTCGGTGAATTGGCCGAGGCGGTGCGCCGCCGTGACGGCGCCAAGCCGCCGGCTCCGCTGGCCACCGTCGTCGAGCACGAATCCGGATCCGGCGCGGACACCGTCTATCGGTTACGGCTAGAGTTACCGCAGATCGACCCGGCCACGTTGAGCCTCGGCCGGGTGGGAGATGACCTGGTCATCGGCGCAAATGGGATGCGTCGGCGGGTCCGGCTGGCCTCCGTGCTGCGGCGCTGTGTGGTTGTCGACGCCCGGCTCGTCGGTGGCGAGCTGACCATACGGTTTAGAGCTGATCCGGAGGTGTGGCCTACGTGA